A window of Diabrotica virgifera virgifera chromosome 9, PGI_DIABVI_V3a contains these coding sequences:
- the LOC126891277 gene encoding uncharacterized protein LOC126891277: MLAKLIQVIATILGLIKNDYNAEKLRQGLIECNKASKKLRDSMRYAKTIGEKQHLEAQMRKVKTLRNQLKAKQKKGAGLTPTKETAKHRVHWDDSLSAFNSRIRTGVISNLKHKDPSSFLIDCKALFKRRIQNVLKENEAVKVNMAFGGEFEVASGDKILNETKYFTTSNSPIYKDTNLDEWFEKKVVEPISRDMEEFQERDSGWALKAVVNLGVNINKFTPQLGSSYIDLPPQIKRKQACINVKNDDEACFAWAVISALYPTTKNVDLLSSYPQYSSILKLKGIQWPMTIKQIPNFEQQNNISINVYILKKEKNYTTLPTFITKNKKDKHVNLLLVQDTYEEQGTPIRYHYVWIKNLSRLLSTQLSKEKRTKYFCDTCLHYFRSQEQLNVHTTCCKGRSDVICDRCLQPFSSSKQLEAHTNDCVRINTTAIKMPEQSRKMLRFKNFRNKIKAPFAVYADLESALKRTGDPKKHQEHIPVAVGYFFKCSYNDTISFYKSYRGKDCMKWFVDELNQLAENVSTVFICPYDINMTSQQESDFHAATHCHICEQRFSLDDKKVRDHDHLTPDNNYRGAAHEGCNINYKDAHTIPVIFHNLSGYDAHFIVNDIATHIKGPVDLLPITKEKYISFTKHIDDARIRFRFIDSFRFMASSLDKLSSYLIEYPNLRSQYTSLPEENFHLLTKKGIMPYDYIDSFIKFSETSLPPIESFYNKLEDKPCPRRHYRRAQDVWSSFSCSTLGDYIDLYMKTDILLLADVFEQFRSSCLKTYNLDPAHYFTLPGFTWDAMLKHTKQKLELLTDPDMFLFAERGILGGLSQVCSKRRVHANNKYMESYDPSQPDSYLMYFDVNNQYGWAMSQYLPYGSFGWVDANIDILSIPDDASEGYFLEVDLKYPQHIHDRHKDLPFCPQSLNPKTMLPPKRPREQTKLMATLHDKERYVIHYRTLKQALAHGLILKKIHRVLKFKQSPWLKSYIDLNTDLRKAAKNEFEKNLFKLMNNAVFGKTMENVRKRVDIKLLTEWEGRYGAEARISSPLFKNAIIFNENLVAVEMHRAEIWLDKPIYVGMSILDLAKTTIYDFDYGYLDRRFGENFTTCYTDTDSVIVEIREKDPYEAMKTDCHQHFDTSDYPKDNIYGIPQVNKKVLGMMKDENNGCIMTDYIGLRSKLYTTKVAITDNDITKLRGKLIDQEYEDDEIEILIKNYGVTKKAKGVKKSVVNTKITFEDYIECLDTFTTKTASQNLIRSDKHHVYTITQSNIALSPYDDKRHHLPESYDTLPWGHYLIDNLEMDVN; the protein is encoded by the coding sequence ATGTTGGCAAAACTTATTCAGGTAATTGCAACCATCTTAGGCTTAATCAAAAATGATTATAATGCTGAAAAGTTAAGACAAGGGTTGATAGAGTGTAATAAGGCATCCAAAAAATTAAGGGACTCTATGAGATATGCCAAGACGATTGGCGAAAAGCAGCACCTCGAAGCTCAGATGCGAAAGGTGAAAACATTAAGAAACCAATTAAAAGCCAAACAAAAGAAGGGGGCAGGACTGACACCAACAAAGGAGACTGCAAAGCATAGGGTGCATTgggatgattctttatcagcgtTCAACTCAAGAATTCGGACTGGAGTCATCTCAAATCTTAAACACAAGGACCCGAGCAGTTTCCTCATCGATTGCAAAGCTCTGTTCAAACGTAGAATTCAGAACGTTCTTAAGGAAAATGAGGCAGTAAAGGTGAATATGGCATTTGGTGGGGAATTCGAAGTGGCCAGCGGAGATAAGATCTTAAATGAAACTAAGTATTTCACTACTTCAAACTCACCCATATACAAAGACACAAACTTGGATGAGTGGTTTGAAAAGAAAGTAGTGGAGCCCATCTCCAGAGACATGGAAGAATTCCAAGAACGCGATTCTGGATGGGCTCTAAAGGCAGTTGTTAACCTGGGGGTCAACATTAACAAATTTACACCACAGCTTGGCTCCTCATACATTGATCTTCCCCCTCAGataaaaagaaaacaggcatGCATTAATGTTAAGAACGATGACGAGGCATGCTTTGCATGGGCTGTCATATCGGCATTATACCCTACAACTAAAAATGTCGATTTATTGTCATCTTACCCGCAGTACTCGAGCATATTAAAACTTAAAGGTATTCAGTGGCCTATGACTATCAAACAGATTCCGAATTTTGAACAGCAGAACAATATATCGATCAACGTATACATTTTAAAAAAGGAGAAGAACTATACGACCCTCCCAACCTTCATAACAAAGAACAAGAAGGATAAACATGTGAATCTTCTTCTTGTTCAGGATACATATGAGGAGCAAGGTACTCCGATTAGATATCATTACGTTTGGATAAAAAATCTATCCCGCCTCCTCTCCACCCAATTAAGCAAAGAAAAGAGAACAAAATATTTCTGCGATACATGCCTCCATTACTTTCGATCACAGGAACAGTTAAATGTTCATACGACATGCTGCAAAGGGCGCTCAGATGTTATCTGTGATAGGTGTTTACAACCATTTTCATCATCAAAACAGCTAGAAGCTCACACCAACGATTGCGTAAGAATTAACACAACAGCCATCAAAATGCCAGAACAAAGTCGTAAAATGCTAAGATTTAAGAAtttcagaaataaaattaaagccCCCTTCGCCGTTTACGCAGATCTCGAAAGTGCTTTAAAACGTACAGGTGATCCTAAGAAACATCAGGAACACATTCCTGTAGCAGTTGGCTATTTCTTTAAATGTTCCTATAATGATACCATCTCTTTTTATAAGTCATATCGGGGAAAGGATTGCATGAAATGGTTCGTAGATGAACTTAATCAGCTTGctgagaatgtttctacagtgtTTATATGCCCATATGATATAAATATGACATCTCAGCAAGAGAGTGATTTTCATGCAGCCACGCATTGTCATATCTGCGAGCAGCGCTTCTCCCTCGATGATAAGAAAGTTCGGGACCACGACCACCTCACTCCAGATAATAACTACAGAGGTGCGGCCCATGAAGGCTGTAACATTAATTACAAAGATGCTCACACTATCCCAGTGATATTTCATAACCTTAGCGGATATGACGCCCACTTCATTGTTAATGATATTGCTACACACATCAAAGGCCCAGTAGATCTCCTTCCTATTACTAAGGAAAAATATATCTCTTTTACGAAACACATTGATGATGCTCGAATTAGATTCCGTTTTATCGATAGTTTTCGATTCATGGCTTCTTCTCTCGATAAGCTCTCTTCTTATTTGATAGAATATCCTAATCTCCGCTCCCAATATACTTCGCTTCCTGAGGAGAATTTCCATCTTCTAACTAAGAAAGGAATCATGCCATATGATTATATCGATTCATTTATAAAATTTAGTGAAACGTCTCTACCTCCTATCGAGTCTTTTTACAATAAACTTGAGGATAAACCATGTCCTCGTCGACATTATCGTAGAGCCCAAGATGTGTGGTCATCATTCTCATGTTCCACTCTTGGTGATTATATCGATTTATATATGAAAAcagacattcttcttcttgccgACGTCTTTGAGCAATTTCGATCCAGTTGTCTCAAAACATATAATCTTGACCCAGCTCACTACTTTACTCTTCCCGGCTTCACGTGGGATGCAATGCTTAAACATACAAAACAGAAACTGGAGCTTTTAACAGATCCAGATATGTTTTTGTTTGCGGAGCGTGGTATACTTGGTGGTTTGAGTCAAGTATGCTCGAAACGCCGCGTTCACGCTAATAACAAGTATATGGAATCTTACGATCCATCACAACCCGACTCATATCTGATGTATTTCGATGTCAATAATCAATATGGCTGGGCAATGTCTCAATACCTTCCATATGGTAGTTTCGGATGGGTCGATGCCAACATTGATATTCTAAGTATTCCAGACGATGCTTCTGAAGGGTATTTTCTCGAGGTTGATCTGAAGTACCCTCAACATATCCACGATCGTCATAAAGATCTTCCGTTTTGCCCCCAATCATTGAACCCTAAAACTATGCTTCCTCCTAAACGACCGCGAGAGCAAACTAAATTAATGGCTACCCTTCATGATAAAGAAAGATACGTAATTCATTATAGGACCTTGAAGCAAGCGCTAGCACACGGATTAATACTAAAAAAGATTCACCGCGTCCTGAAATTTAAGCAGTCTCCTTGGCTAAAGTCATACATTGACTTGAATACAGATCTCCGGAAGGCAGCGAAAAatgaatttgagaaaaatctctTCAAGCTTATGAACAATGCTGTGTTCGGCAAGACCATGGAGAATGTGCGCAAGCGCGTCGATATTAAATTGCTTACTGAATGGGAGGGTCGTTACGGAGCTGAAGCTAGAATAAGTAGTCCCCTGTTTAAGAAtgctattatttttaatgaaaactTGGTAGCTGTCGAGATGCATAGAGCGGAAATATGGTTAGATAAACCAATATATGTGGGTATGAGTATACTGGATTTGGCTAAAACCACGATCTACGATTTTGACTATGGGTATTTAGATAGAAGGTTTGGTGAGAACTTTACAACCTGCTATACAGATACCGATAGTGTGATCGTGGAGATACGGGAAAAAGATCCCTATGAGGCTATGAAAACAGACTGCCATCAGCACTTTGACACGTCTGACTATCCTAAAGATAATATTTATGGCATCCCCCAGGTTAACAAGAAGGTGTTGGGTATGATGAAGGATGAGAATAATGGCTGCATTATGACTGACTATATAGGGCTCCGATCTAAATTATATACGACGAAAGTAGCTATCACAGATAATGACATCACAAAACTGAGGGGGAAGTTGATAGATCAGGAGTATGAGGACGATGAGATTGAAATACTTATTAAAAATTATGGTGTGACAAAGAAGGCTAAGGGGGTTAAGAAATCTGTTGTAAACACTAAGATTACCTTCGAAGACTACATCGAGTGTTTAGATACCTTTACAACAAAGACAGCCTCGCAGAATCTAATACGCTCAGATAAGCATCATGTTTATACTATAACACAAAGCAATATTGCTCTCAGCCCCTATGATGATAAAAGACATCACCTTCCGGAGTCTTATGATACGCTTCCGTGGGGGCACTATTTAATTGATAATCTTGAGATGGATGTTAATTAG